Within the Miscanthus floridulus cultivar M001 chromosome 2, ASM1932011v1, whole genome shotgun sequence genome, the region AGGGGGGGTGAGAACGGGATTTGATCGAGGCGGGCGCGGCGCGCAAAGAACACCTGGATTGAATTTGATTGGTCACCTGAGGCTGGTGGCGTTGGCGTCCCTTTCGGCGAACGGCAGCATGGCCGAAACCGATCGCAGCAGCTTGCCCTGTTCCGATGAAGAAGCGTGAGATGAGGGTTCAGCTAACCAGTAGAAGAAAAAGGGCCGCAAGGAACGGCGAAGCAAGGCAGACCTTGGGGCTGGGGCTCAGCTTGAGGAAATCCTCGGCCGTCTTCGGATGCCGGCAATCTGCAGCGCCGCAAATAAAAAGATCAGCACCGCTCGTTTAGAAGCAAGCAAACTTCCAATGTTGCAAGAGAATCCATCCCCAAGGAAGAAAGCAAGAACCGGGCGACCCGTCGATCAGCGCGCACTGCTTTGATTTGATCTCCTCGCAGTCAAATCAAGCGGGGCCAACCAAGAGGCAACAGGAGCACCGCCCGCGCGCCCGCCTGCGAGGGGGGAGCCAGCAAGAGAGCGGGAGGGAAGGGAGAGCGTACCGGGGCGGCAGAACCAGGCCTCGTCGTCGACGTCGGCGCGGCCGGCGTTGGGGTCGGTGAGGTCGGCCCAGTGCGGGGCCTCGATGCCCTCGTAGGTCTCGTCGCGCACGTACCGGGACACCACCCTGCTCCAGTCGATGTCCTTGGGCTCCATGAACTCCATCCcgccctccccttccctcccgcGCGGCGGAGGAGAAGCCCCGAGCGATAGAAAGCGAGGGAGAAGGGAGGGTTCCGGTTGCTTGGTCGCGGCTCCTCTTTTGTCGCGCTCGTGAGATGTGCGGGGGCAGCGGCAGTGGGCCAGTGGCGAGGCGAGCCGTTGCGCGTGTTATGAGCAGAAGAGCCGAGGGAAGGGGAAGACTACCCGCCGACCCGGCCCGTTGGTTCCCGGCCAATTTTCCGACCGTTGGAGGTCACCGATACTACAATAATGGCAGTAGCTCACTGGATGCGGGCCCCACTTAGATCCTTGCGACACGACCAGAGGTACTCACTGGCAGTGGcagcaggcttggggacatgGCACAGAATGGTCAAAGCGTAGGATTCTGTGTCTATATATGGAACGTTCCGCTTCACAACCATCGAGGAAATAGTTTACCGCTTCACAACCATCGAGGAATAGTTTTGGGCCGCAGGCATCACGCCGTCACCTGAGATGTGACTTAGATCTACAGCAGGCAGAAATGTACTCAAACACCCTGTTcgtgttggtttcagccagcccaaaccagctaacaatattttcctctcacaacaaaccagcccagaaaccaaccagcgaataggccgAAAGATTGAGATAAGGTATGATCAGTTGACTTAGATCTACAGCAGGCAAAAATGTGCAATCAAGTGAACGGCAGTTGGGTATCGAACAGCAGAATGATCAGTTGGAAAAGGGGACTAGACAGATGACTTTCACCGTTCCCACAATATTGTCCTGATAAAATTAAGCAGCAGCCTAAGAAACACAGAAGGGTCATTGCCTATCATACATGGGATATTATTGTCAACATACACGAAGCTGTTGGTCAGCCTACAGCAATTTCAGAGTTTGACGATCCATCGCCAACATAGTAATGTGCCTACTGGGATGGGCAAAATCATCTGCGACGAAACCCAGCTGCGCCCACCAGCACTGCAGTCTTCAGGGAAAAAAAGAAGGCAACGGTGGCTGCGTGCTTACGTCGGTTGGGGCAGAGGGTTGGTCTTCAACCACAAGGACCGCCCTAGCATGGCTCTACCATGAACAACCATGTATGAAGCATTCAGCCTAAAGATTGCAGGAGAAAGAGGACCATGGGTTAGAAAACATCTCTACAGAAACAACAGTGCGAACTGTGAAGAGCAATGTGACTGGTCTTACTTGTCGACATCAGGTATGTTCATTGGATCATATGGCTCCTCTTTTTGTTCCATGCCTGGATGGCTACCAGCAACAGAAGTGGCGTCAACACTTCCCTCAATCTGAAAGATTGTGAGATTTGTCAAATATGGAGAACAGATTTTGGTCAGACACGAATAGCATGATATCATCTCTGCACTATGAAACATGAAAGATCATGGGAGAGGTATGCACCACAAATCACTTCCTTACAATGAGAGCATGTACAAGGCCTGTACAAACTTGCAAGATATCTTAGCAGAAAATAGAACAAAACAAAATAATTCAGTAAATGAACATTCTACAGGCCCAAAAATCTATCCTTCAGGTATTCAATAGGGTGGATTACATAATTCACAAGGATGCAATTTTCTACGTCTGGTTTAACGAAAGCGTGCATTGTATGCTAACATaacttggcaggaatttaagaAATTATAAATTATAACAAGCTTCAAGTGTCCACATCCACAACTTACTGATGAACGTGCAAGTGTACAGCACAGACACTCGGAATGAATATATAATAATGTAATGTGGATGGAAATCCTTACCTGTTGGGGATATTGGCTATATCCTGCATAGGCACCATACGCGTATGACGGATCCTGAGCATATCCATATGCATCATATCCATAGCCATAGTAAGTGTTTGCCCACTGATTTGGATCTGCTTGCTGACTCCACACAGCTGATGGATCCTGCATATATGGTTTCATGTGATAATAAATAACAAACATTAGCTTCCATTCGAAGAGATTCCAGTAGGTAAAAAATACAGAAGATACAATAATAAcaagaaaacaaatgaaaattcAGGGGGAGTTATCAGAAAAATGAACAAATACTGCTGAGAAACTAATACTATATCAAACAAGCAATCCCCTATCAGGTTATCTACCCAAGACAGCATAAGAATACTATCATGTGGCTCTCATTAATTCTCAATTCCAAGTGTTAGCACCGGGTGAAATCTTCTTTAACATGCTTATTGGTGCAAAACAGCCCCACATCAACATAACGGCATCAGCTTGATTTCACCAGGTATAAGGCCAAAGAGATTTATTGAATGCGATAGGTATTAGGTTTATGCATTAAAATTTCATAAGATATACCTGTTTACTCGCAGGACTTCGGCCCCATGAAAGCCGAACAGCTTGCTGGCCAATCATTGTGCCATGAAGACGTTGTACTGCCTCTTCAGCTGATGCCCTGTAATGGTTACAATTGGCAATGGTAAACACCCTACCTTTTCATCACTTAAAGAAAACTTAGATGCTAGTAAAGAGATGTGTCATCAACAAATACATCTACTTTTGCAGGGGGGCAATATATGAAAAAGAAtaaagggtgtacccagtgcagagagctcctgctctgtgcggggtctggggaaaaaAGAATACAATAGACATATCCATGTGACATTAATTGTAAAAATTCTCTTCTTGTCTGCTGAGATTTCAATGGAAAGGAATGGTAATACTGCATTGAAATGTTCTTAGTTCTTCTTGTAAAGCATACATGTCCCCAACATCCCACTACAGGCATACTTATTTCAGGATGTTATGACATTTGGATTTTGGGCAAGTCCTGATATGGATATAAACTAAACTAGACACCATAAAGCATCGGGCAACTATTACACTTAAATGAAATTTTCTATAGCACTTACCTAGATGCATACTGTACAAATCCACATCCTTTACCAACAGGAATTTTCACATATATAAGCTCTCCAAACTGTACACATATCTGCCTCAGCTCATCTTCTGTCACATTTGGGTCCAAGTTCCCAATAAATATCTGTAAATGTATGATATATCCCAAGGTAAGTGGCATAGTCAACCCTCAACAGAGCAACTGACAGAAATATGGTGGGGGTACATACCGTAGTGTTTGTAGGATCACTGTCAGGGAGAACTGCCTGGAGCTGAGGCATTGCATAAGCTGTTGCTGGATACACCGCTACACATTTAACATAAGAAGACAGCTATCATAAATCCATGGAAAGAAACATCAAGAAAATGAAGAATATCCACAGTACATTACAGATCATCTAATATTACCTTTAGCAGCTGAATACTGAAGCTGAGAGCCAGTGGATTTCTTAGGTATTGCAGCACTTATCCGCATAGGTCTTGTTGAACAGTACACACCATTCATTTCTGTCATTGCACGGTTCTTTTCATTTTCATCTGCGAACTTTACAAATCCATATCCTTTAGATCTCCCGGTATTTGGATCTGTGACAACCTTAGCCCCTCTAACAGATGGATAGTTCACTCGGAATGTCTCCTGTAGTAGGTAATCTGTGACATCAGGTGCCAAGTCCCCTACGAAAATCGAATGATCAGATCCTGAATCAGGACGCCTCTCACCAGAGCTGAAAGAGGCCCAATTCAATCTGAATGTGTGTTCAGTTCCTGGCATCAGTGTGCCATTGTAAGTCTGGAGAATTTTCTCAGCAGCTTCATGCGAAACAAACTCTATAAATCCATAACCCTCTGGAAGGCTTGTTACTTTGTTGCGTATTATTTTAACAGATTGTACCTGCACTTCCAGAAAAATAAAGTTCTTAACACGATGAGTTCAAAATGTACTCTCCAGTGCTCAGCGctcaacaagaaaaagaaaactCTACAACACAAACTATGCTTAAAAGTATAGTAGTTTTTGATGTTCAGATAAAGTTGAAAATGTTTTATTCTAAAAAACAAACTTCTATCATCAGCTCAGTGTCCCCCAAAAAAAAGACAATGAGGCAGCCCAATCACAGATCAGACATGCAGCTACAAAATGGTTGCTGTATAAACTCAAACAGCTGTCAAGGAATATTTTTCACACAACTTTTTCTGTACTGAAGTACCCGTTACTTAAAGAAACTGTTTTCTTAATTTTCAGAAACTATCAACCTATGAGTAATGTTAGTTCACAATAACATCCTACCAATGCTGCTTCAAACAAGCCCAAAACAGTGCAATGCTTTACTACAATATCCCTAAAAGACTCAATGATATAGATAAATAGGCCTAGAACATtacattcacctacatgcaaaaataacaagctacaaGCCTACAACTGCAAACACGGCGATATATTCCAAAAGGCCTGCGTGGATACCTTCACTTTCTCAGGTAATTTTATCTGTCGAACAATAGCACACACTTTTACATCAACTGGGTGAAGTATTTTATGCCCAGATATGCCTGGACAATATTCATGAACAACCGTGTGCTAATTCACTAGAGGCCCATCCATTGATGCAAGAGGAAGCATGTGACCGCTAAAATTCACAATTGTTTGGGTCAATTTTTTCAAAGCTAAGAGGCTGGTTCCACAAGCCACAACCCTAAGATCATGAAACCCTTACATTGCTAAAAAAAAACATATAAGGGCACGGTTGTCAATCTATGTATCTACCCTAGAGCCGAAAGAATAGCAGCCACTAGCCCACCACAAATGGGCAAATCGACATCGATGCATCCGAAAGGCGAGAGCTACCTTGAAGTACTAACTCTCCTGAATTCACCCAATCCGCAGCAACGCAACCGCTCAATCAGACATTGAGAATAACAAACCAGCTTAAAATCACCGAATTAGGACGGCAACCAAACGAACCCTATGGAGAAAATCTGCCTAATCGGCGCGCAACGCACGGTCTTGGGGGGCACAGGTCGAAGGACGTCGCCTACCTCCCCGGAGTGAGCGAAGCAGCTGTAGAGGTAGTTCTCGTCGGTCCAGTACTGGAGGTCGCCGATCCACAGCGTCCGGACATCCTCCAGGCTCGTCGGCTGGTGATACGGCGCCGCCATCGAGCGGCGCGAGGCTGCTTGGGGGTCGGAGGCGCGGcttgggacggggacggggacggggacgaagACGGAGGGCGGGTTGGGGTTATACCTGGTTAGTGCGGCCGCTTGAGCGCGCTCGGCTTCGGCGGTGTTTGTTTCGGCTTTTCTAGGTCTcgcttagagcaagtataataaggtATAGTCAGCAGGCTAAATGGAGTTCCACGTCAACAGAATTTGAGGTGGAGGAGTGAGAATAGAAGAGATAGAATGGAGCGGGCGGTTAGTGAAACGCCGGGCTGCACGCACGAATCGAGGAAGTAATCGCCTGCTTCCAGCCATCAGCGGGCGTAGAGCCGACGTTTTTCACGGGGCCGTCCATGCAGCTGAGGGCCCCTACATGCAACCATTAAATACTTGAATTATTATTATAATAATCTACCTCTTAGCCAATCTATTATATGAGCTGATGACTCCTGATGGCTGGAAGTGACCTGGCAGTTTCATTTAGCCGGCAGCGGGCTGGCTTATTAGCCATGCTCTTAGAGCAAGTATTATGGAGCCAGCAAGGCCGGCGGGGAGCACAGTCACGTCAGAAAAATCACTGCTGgcggagagagaaaaggagagagagagagtggagcgGGCGGCTAGCTAAACGTCTACTGAAAGTCGGCGGATGCACGCGCATGCAGCTTCATTGGCTGCGCTACTGCTGCACTCACCGTTGATTGGCTGCATGTGTTGTGTCAATGCTGCTGCTACATTAAATGTTGTCCACGCTGGCGTTTATCCAGCCGGCAGCCGGCTGAACCATAATACTTGCTCTTATAAGCGACCAGGATGTGATAACTTAAGATCCGGAGAATCTGCTGTCTGGACGCGTTTGGCTGTCGTGTTTATTTCTGATACATTATCTATCTTAGATGTAAATTAATCTATGTATCACTGAAGCTGATGATATCTTTTTTAATTCGTCACGATGAtctgaaggcaacggtgaaaataTTTTTAAAGTTTGAGATAGCAATATGGTTCTATTAAGTTGCAATGTACAGTAATAATAGAAAATAACATCTATTTAGGTAATGTAATTGCTACAAAATACTCAAGTTTCTAACAATGAATCACCCAACCAATGCATTAGCAATAGCATCACGGAAAAGCACCCATATTCATATCATCCGTCGAACCACTACCATCAGTTGAAGGAACTTAGGACCCAACACCACTACTGTCTTCCACATAGATTTCAAAATGTTCATCATATATGGCATTGTCTCTAATGAAATTATGAAGAGCCATGCAAGCAACGATAATCTTTGATTGCTTCTCAATTGGATAGCTAGGTAACTACAAGAGAGTGCGCCACTTCATATTAAGAACTTCAAATGACCGCTCAATCACGTTTCGGAGGGATGCATGAGCATAGTTGAACACCTCCTTCGATCCCACTGCATGACGACCATGTTGCCATTTGGGCACATGATACCTTTGTCCCTTGTAAGGTGCTAGATATCTTTTTCTATTCGGATACCCAGAATCAACAAGGTAATACTTGCCTTCAGATGGATGTGGAAATTTATCCTTGTAGGTGACTAAAGTATCCAAAAAATACCCGAGTGTCATGAGCAGATCCAGCCCAACCCATGACAACAAATGTGAACCGCATATCGAAGTCATAAACCGCCATGATATTTTGTGAAGCATAACCATGTCGTCCAATGTATTTTGCCTGTTCACTTTTTGGTACAGTTACAGGTATGTGTGTATCATCAATGGTGCCTATGCAATCATTGAAATGAGGCCAGAACCTAGCTTGTTGTAGTTTTAGATGAACTGTACCAAAGTGTGGATCCTTAGGTCTTATGATGTCAATAGATAATCtataaattgagtcaagtacctCACTAAACTTTCTACTGACAGTTTCTAATGAATGACCAAACCTATTTGCGACTTGTCTAAACGATTGAGGTGCACCACATGTCCATAGAAACATGCCTAAGGCTTCCTTGGTACAAATATCACTAGTTGATCTCAAGCCATAATTCTGAACCAAAGTCCGATGGAGGCAATGGAACACTAACCTTGTTATTCTAAACATGTTGTAGCACTGAACTCTATCATTTAGTTGGATTTCAACCCATTGTATCCCTGTCATGACTGGTACATCCGGAACCACCTCCTTGTTCTTTGCAACACTGCTAGTTGAGGCCATCAATTCCAATGCAATATATGCAACCATGAAATCATCATCAGTACCCGATTCATCCTGAATTACATCCTCATCACTGGAGATGCTCATCTTGATTTCAGCACCTAAAATAGGTACACATTATGAAGCATGAGCAAAGGAACAGAGGGAGCATATACACGAAAAATTATTCACACAAGCAAAATCAAAACATAAATCATCAAATAATGTGCCCATTACATAAAACATCAAATAATGTCTGAAAGTGAACAATTAATTTTACTACATAACAACACTAATTTTTCCGGTCCTCCCATGCCCGCCTCAGCCAATTAAGCCTCCCATTCGGTGTCTTCAAACTAATGAACACATCACAGTTTTATTTTTTCTTAAGAAGTTGGGTGGCATAGTAGTGTTCATCACTCCCTTCTTCAGCACCACCGTTAATGACTTGCTCCAACATAGCCCCAATCTCATCTCTAACATGATCAACCGCATGAGAAGTTGCTGAATTTTTACTACTTTGGGCCTTCTTCTCATATGTGTCGACCAACCTCTTCATAAGTTGATCTCTACatgtcttctttttctttcctgaGGGGGAACCTTGAGCTGGCCTTTTGTTAGCATTTGGTGTGACATGTGGTGAACCTCTCCCTTCGACTCTCTCACTCACCATGACCGGCCTCATGCTCCTCACCCTCTCCATCATCATGACCACTTCTAGGAACATAGGATGTCTCATTAGTCACACTAATAGCATCAAATATTATCCGCATCATGTCCTCGTGCTCCAGAACTGTAGATTTGAAACTTATACATCCTGGCATAGCCTGAAACATTAAATGATAACAATTAGAGGATGATATACCGATGAGTACTAAAATACAAAAGATGACATCTCAACTACTCACCGCATTTTATTCTGCCCATCATTCATCACTGGCAGAAATACATCCGGTCATAGGATCCCTTTCCAACCTAGTGGCTCTCATGTTCAATGTTTTCCACTGTGCATATTTCTTCTTTAGTACATCCCATCTGTTCTTCATTTGCTCTTTGTCATATGGCCTCTTTGTTCGCTCAAAGAACTTCTTCACCAAATTAGCATAACCCACACTATTCAAGCAATTGTGTGGTCTGCTATGGGCAAGCACTTCTTCTACGCATATTTCATTGTAAACTTTGGCGACAAAAGGATCCCATTTTGCTTGAGGCTTGGCTGCTTTTTCCATCTATAAAGTGCAGCAAATATGAATTTCTAGCAGCAATACCA harbors:
- the LOC136535639 gene encoding polyadenylate-binding protein RBP47B'-like, whose product is MAAPYHQPTSLEDVRTLWIGDLQYWTDENYLYSCFAHSGEVQSVKIIRNKVTSLPEGYGFIEFVSHEAAEKILQTYNGTLMPGTEHTFRLNWASFSSGERRPDSGSDHSIFVGDLAPDVTDYLLQETFRVNYPSVRGAKVVTDPNTGRSKGYGFVKFADENEKNRAMTEMNGVYCSTRPMRISAAIPKKSTGSQLQYSAAKAVYPATAYAMPQLQAVLPDSDPTNTTIFIGNLDPNVTEDELRQICVQFGELIYVKIPVGKGCGFVQYASRASAEEAVQRLHGTMIGQQAVRLSWGRSPASKQDPSAVWSQQADPNQWANTYYGYGYDAYGYAQDPSYAYGAYAGYSQYPQQIEGSVDATSVAGSHPGMEQKEEPYDPMNIPDVDKLNASYMVVHGRAMLGRSLWLKTNPLPQPT